From Caretta caretta isolate rCarCar2 chromosome 14, rCarCar1.hap1, whole genome shotgun sequence, the proteins below share one genomic window:
- the GPS1 gene encoding COP9 signalosome complex subunit 1 isoform X1: MRDSSAPSSASSSVTDLYCTPHSSRSDLFLPSTAGDFSLSASLSACTLLYEGAVEPMQIDVDPQEDQQNAPDINYVVENPTLDLEQYASSYSGLMRIERLQFIADHCPQLRVEALKMALSFVQRTFNVDVYEEIHRKLSEATRELQNTPDAVPDGGIEPPPLDTAWVEATRKKALLKLEKLDTDLKNYKGNSIKESIRRGHDDLGDHYLDCGDLSNALKCYSRARDYCTSAKHVINMCLNVIKVSVYLQNWSHVLSYVSKAESTPEIAEQRGERDSQTQAILTKLKCAAGLAELAARKYKQAAKCFLLASFDHCDFPELLSPSNVAVYGGLCALATFDRQELQRNVISSSSFKLFLELEPQVRDIIFKFYESKYASCLKMLDEMKDNLLLDMYLAPHVRTLYTQIRNRALIQYFSPYVSADMRKMATAFNTTVAALEDELTQLILEGLINARIDSHSKILYARDVDQRSTTFEKSLLMGKEFQRRAKAMILRAAVLRNQIHVKSPPREGSQGELTPANSQSRMSTNM; this comes from the exons ATGAGGGATAGCTCAGCTCCCAGCTCAGCTTCTTCATCAGTGACAGATCTATACTGCACTCCCCACAGCAGTAGGTCAGACCTCTTCCTTCCGAGTACAGCAGGAGACTTCAGCTTGAGTGCCAGCTTGTCAGCTTGTACACTGCTTTATGAG GGCGCAGTGGAGCCTATGCAGATTGACGTAGACCCACAAGAGGATCAGCAGAATGCACCTGATATCAACTATGTGGTGGAAAACCCCACTCTG GATTTGGAGCAGTATGCATCTAGTTACAGCGGCTTGATGCGGATTGAGCGGTTGCAGTTCATTGCTGACCACTGTCCGCAGCTGCGGGTGGAGGCCCTCAAGATGGCGCTGTCATTCGTCCAAAGAACTTTCAATGTTGATGTGTATGAGGAAATCCACCGAAAACTGTCTGAGGCCACCAG AGAGCTGCAGAACACCCCTGATGCTGTCCCTGATGGTGGGATTGAGCCCCCTCCTCTTGATACAGCATGGGTTGAGGCCACACGGAAGAAAGCCCTTCTCAAACTGGAAAAGCTGGATACGGATCTGAAAAACTACAAAGGAAATTCAATCAAGGAGAGCATCAG GAGAGGCCACGATGACCTGGGTGATCACTACCTTGACTGTGGGGACCTCAGCAATGCCCTCAAGTGTTACTCACGAGCCCGTGATTACTGTACCAGCGCTAAGCACGTCATTAACATGTGCCTCAATGTCATCAAG GTTAGCGTTTACCTTCAGAATTGGTCCCACGTTCTGAGCTACGTAAGCAAGGCGGAGTCCACCCCAGAAATTGCAGAG CAAAGAGGAGAGAGGGACAGCCAGACACAGGCGATTCTCACCAAGCTGAAGTGTGCAGCAG GCTTAGCTGAACTAGCAGCTCGGAAATACAAGCAGGCAGCAAAGTGCTTCTTGTTGGCCTCATTTGATCACTGTGACTTCCCTGAG tTGTTATCTCCTAGTAACGTGGCTGTGTATGGTGGCCTCTGTGCACTGGCCACTTTTGACCGTCAGGAACTGCAACGCAATGTCATCTCTAGCAG CTCCTTCAAACTGTTCTTGGAGCTGGAGCCTCAGGTGCGTGACATCATCTTCAAGTTTTATGAATCCAAATATGCTTCATGCCTGAAGATGCTGGATGAGATGAAA GATAACCTGCTGCTGGATATGTACCTGGCACCTCATGTGAGGACACTCTACACGCAGATCCGAAATCGTGCCCTTATCCAG TATTTCAGCCCCTATGTGTCAGCAGACATGCGCAAGATGGCTACAGCATTTAACACCACGGTGGCAGCGCTGGAGGATGAGCTGACCCAGCTGATCCTGGAAGGACTGATCAATGCCAGAATAGATTCTCATAGCAAA ATTCTTTATGCTCGGGATGTAGATCAGCGCAGCACCACCTTTGAAAAGTCCTTATTAATGGGCAAAGAGTTCCAGCGACGTGCCAAAGCCATGATCCTGCGGGCAGCAGTCCTGCGCAACCAGATACACGTCAAG TCTCCTCCACGAGAAGGTAGCCAAGGCGAGCTCACTCCAGCTAACAGCCAATCCCGAATGAGCACCAACATGTGA
- the GPS1 gene encoding COP9 signalosome complex subunit 1 isoform X2: MPLPVQVFNLQGAVEPMQIDVDPQEDQQNAPDINYVVENPTLDLEQYASSYSGLMRIERLQFIADHCPQLRVEALKMALSFVQRTFNVDVYEEIHRKLSEATRELQNTPDAVPDGGIEPPPLDTAWVEATRKKALLKLEKLDTDLKNYKGNSIKESIRRGHDDLGDHYLDCGDLSNALKCYSRARDYCTSAKHVINMCLNVIKVSVYLQNWSHVLSYVSKAESTPEIAEQRGERDSQTQAILTKLKCAAGLAELAARKYKQAAKCFLLASFDHCDFPELLSPSNVAVYGGLCALATFDRQELQRNVISSSSFKLFLELEPQVRDIIFKFYESKYASCLKMLDEMKDNLLLDMYLAPHVRTLYTQIRNRALIQYFSPYVSADMRKMATAFNTTVAALEDELTQLILEGLINARIDSHSKILYARDVDQRSTTFEKSLLMGKEFQRRAKAMILRAAVLRNQIHVKSPPREGSQGELTPANSQSRMSTNM; the protein is encoded by the exons ATGCCGCTGCCCGTCCAGGTCTTTAATTTACAG GGCGCAGTGGAGCCTATGCAGATTGACGTAGACCCACAAGAGGATCAGCAGAATGCACCTGATATCAACTATGTGGTGGAAAACCCCACTCTG GATTTGGAGCAGTATGCATCTAGTTACAGCGGCTTGATGCGGATTGAGCGGTTGCAGTTCATTGCTGACCACTGTCCGCAGCTGCGGGTGGAGGCCCTCAAGATGGCGCTGTCATTCGTCCAAAGAACTTTCAATGTTGATGTGTATGAGGAAATCCACCGAAAACTGTCTGAGGCCACCAG AGAGCTGCAGAACACCCCTGATGCTGTCCCTGATGGTGGGATTGAGCCCCCTCCTCTTGATACAGCATGGGTTGAGGCCACACGGAAGAAAGCCCTTCTCAAACTGGAAAAGCTGGATACGGATCTGAAAAACTACAAAGGAAATTCAATCAAGGAGAGCATCAG GAGAGGCCACGATGACCTGGGTGATCACTACCTTGACTGTGGGGACCTCAGCAATGCCCTCAAGTGTTACTCACGAGCCCGTGATTACTGTACCAGCGCTAAGCACGTCATTAACATGTGCCTCAATGTCATCAAG GTTAGCGTTTACCTTCAGAATTGGTCCCACGTTCTGAGCTACGTAAGCAAGGCGGAGTCCACCCCAGAAATTGCAGAG CAAAGAGGAGAGAGGGACAGCCAGACACAGGCGATTCTCACCAAGCTGAAGTGTGCAGCAG GCTTAGCTGAACTAGCAGCTCGGAAATACAAGCAGGCAGCAAAGTGCTTCTTGTTGGCCTCATTTGATCACTGTGACTTCCCTGAG tTGTTATCTCCTAGTAACGTGGCTGTGTATGGTGGCCTCTGTGCACTGGCCACTTTTGACCGTCAGGAACTGCAACGCAATGTCATCTCTAGCAG CTCCTTCAAACTGTTCTTGGAGCTGGAGCCTCAGGTGCGTGACATCATCTTCAAGTTTTATGAATCCAAATATGCTTCATGCCTGAAGATGCTGGATGAGATGAAA GATAACCTGCTGCTGGATATGTACCTGGCACCTCATGTGAGGACACTCTACACGCAGATCCGAAATCGTGCCCTTATCCAG TATTTCAGCCCCTATGTGTCAGCAGACATGCGCAAGATGGCTACAGCATTTAACACCACGGTGGCAGCGCTGGAGGATGAGCTGACCCAGCTGATCCTGGAAGGACTGATCAATGCCAGAATAGATTCTCATAGCAAA ATTCTTTATGCTCGGGATGTAGATCAGCGCAGCACCACCTTTGAAAAGTCCTTATTAATGGGCAAAGAGTTCCAGCGACGTGCCAAAGCCATGATCCTGCGGGCAGCAGTCCTGCGCAACCAGATACACGTCAAG TCTCCTCCACGAGAAGGTAGCCAAGGCGAGCTCACTCCAGCTAACAGCCAATCCCGAATGAGCACCAACATGTGA
- the RFNG gene encoding beta-1,3-N-acetylglucosaminyltransferase radical fringe translates to MTLSCIGLNKICFLLSVTFCAFLLLLIPKFQTNWRHRGYPQPRPPPPFNASCKSEFHHHQADPSSTDNLDSEGTDNAHSVKDETVEKWGDYSLHAGGASLKLEEQDGSPTSSLHTMLKDHHGPAGDSIKENLELKDIFIAVKTTRKYHKTRLDLLFQTWISQVKRQTFIFTDWEDRELRLRAGDHMINTNCSAVHTRQALCCKMSVEYDKFLESGRKWFCHVDDDNYVNPQNLLRLLSAFSHSQDVYVGRPSLDHPIEAADHVRSDGSTTVKFWFATGGAGFCVSRGLALKMSPWASLGNFISTAERVRLPDDCTIGYIIEGLLEVKLLHSPLFHSHLENLQRLQGETVLQQVTLSYGGPENKHNVVSVAGVFGLQQDPTRFRSVHCLLYPDTTWCPTKNIL, encoded by the exons ATGACACTTTCCTGCATTGGACTCAATAAGATCTGCTTCCTGCTGTCCGTGACCTTCTGTGCTTTCCTTCTCCTGCTAATCCCCAAATTCCAGACTAACTGGAGACATAGGGGATATCCACAACCCCGTCCACCACCTCCTTTTAATGCTTCCTGCAAAAGTGAGTTCCACCACCATCAGGCAGATCCCAGCTCAACAGACAATTTGGACAGTGAGGGAACTGATAATGCACACAGTGTGAAagatgaaactgtagaaaaatggGGGGATTACAGCCTACATGCTGGGGGAGCCAGCCTGAAACTTGAGGAGCAGGATGGGAGCCCTACCAGTTCTCTTCACACTATGTTGAAGGACCACCATGGACCTGCAGGTGATTCCATTAAGGAGAATTTGGAGCTGAAGGATATTTTTATTGCTGTGAAAACGACAAGAAAGTATCATAAAACTAGGCTGGACTTGCTCTTCCAAACCTGGATTTCGCAGGTCAAAAGACAG ACGTTTATATTCACAGATTGGGAGGACCGTGAACTGCGCCTAAGAGCAG GAGATCACATGATCAACACCAACTGCTCTGCTGTTCACACCCGCCAGGCACTCTGCTGCAAGATGTCTGTGGAATACGATAAATTCCTCGAATCTGGGAGAAA ATGGTTTTGCCATGTGGATGATGACAACTATGTGAATCCACAGAATCTCCTGCGTCTCTTGTCTGCCTTCTCACACAGCCAGGATGTATATGTGGGGAGGCCAAGCCTGGACCACCCCATTGAGGCAGCTGACCATGTCCGGAGTGATGGATCA ACAACTGTGAAGTTCTGGTTTGCCACAGGTGGAGCAGGGTTCTGTGTCAGCAGGGGCCTTGCCCTGAAGATGAGTCCCTGGGCCAG CTTGGGTAACTTCATCAGCACTGCAGAGAGGGTCCGTCTTCCTGATGACTGCACCATCGGTTACATCATCGAGGGGCTGCTAGAAGTGAAGCTGCTGCACAGCCCCTTGTTCCATTCCCATCTGGAGAATCTGCAGCGACTACAAGGCGAGACAGTGCTGCAGCAG GTCACCCTGAGTTATGGGGGCCCTGAGAACAAACACAATGTTGTGAGTGTGGCAGGAGTGTTTGGCTTGCAGCAAGATCCAACCCG ATTCAGatctgtccattgtcttctctaCCCTGACACTACCTGGTGTCCCACTAAAAATATACTGTGA